A window of the Vibrio fluvialis genome harbors these coding sequences:
- a CDS encoding tetratricopeptide repeat protein, protein MSEINKALSQLATKHHATLEHIQAADVPSVTKRPAWIWAIGGFGLSLAVGGWAVSQQASVVAEPIQTSISVPVIPVSASQPSPTQKTHTSRVNIYHADKETVTPLVAEPPLAERDVLTGVVSQQASAQKLVSPPVLLASTVTAPATMAHSQAESESVQMSIEQVELTPLQLAEKAVARASKALDSNDFESAVSAYTEALRYTPDDERVRQKLAALYYGKGDVRRAFDLLQSGIELNHNGETLRIALAKLLMKENQTEAALSPLSYLPQSPSAEYLSLRAALAQKSKFNDIALESYQLLTQKEANNGRWWLGLAIQQERAFQLSEAKQSYLQAQNKVGLSVQSQAFIRDRLNVLASLEETSNAN, encoded by the coding sequence ATGAGTGAAATCAACAAAGCGCTGTCGCAGCTCGCAACGAAGCATCATGCAACGTTGGAGCATATTCAGGCGGCTGACGTTCCGTCAGTGACCAAACGTCCCGCCTGGATTTGGGCGATTGGCGGTTTCGGCCTCAGTTTGGCCGTCGGTGGCTGGGCTGTTTCGCAGCAGGCGTCCGTCGTGGCAGAGCCGATTCAAACCTCAATCAGCGTACCGGTTATTCCGGTGTCGGCATCGCAGCCGTCGCCGACACAAAAAACACACACCAGCCGGGTGAATATCTACCACGCGGACAAAGAGACGGTCACACCGCTGGTAGCTGAACCACCTTTGGCGGAGCGCGATGTGTTGACAGGTGTTGTCAGCCAACAAGCCAGCGCTCAAAAGCTCGTTTCGCCTCCTGTTTTACTGGCCAGCACAGTGACGGCGCCAGCCACGATGGCTCACTCACAAGCTGAAAGCGAATCCGTGCAGATGTCGATTGAACAAGTTGAGCTGACGCCCTTGCAACTGGCTGAAAAGGCGGTAGCGCGGGCCAGTAAGGCTTTGGACAGTAACGATTTTGAATCGGCAGTCAGCGCATACACAGAAGCTCTGCGCTATACGCCGGATGATGAACGTGTGCGTCAGAAGCTCGCTGCGCTCTATTATGGCAAAGGTGACGTCAGACGCGCTTTTGACCTGCTGCAATCAGGGATTGAGCTTAATCACAACGGTGAAACGCTGCGCATCGCGTTAGCGAAACTGTTGATGAAAGAGAATCAGACCGAAGCGGCGCTCTCGCCGCTGTCGTATTTGCCGCAAAGTCCTTCAGCGGAATACCTGTCGCTGCGCGCAGCGCTGGCACAGAAGAGTAAGTTTAACGATATCGCCTTGGAAAGTTACCAGTTACTCACCCAAAAAGAAGCCAACAATGGGCGTTGGTGGCTCGGGCTGGCCATTCAGCAGGAGCGTGCTTTCCAGCTGTCCGAGGCAAAGCAATCGTATCTGCAGGCACA
- the mshL gene encoding pilus (MSHA type) biogenesis protein MshL, giving the protein MRKLVIGVMITTLVGCSMGHRDPVEVKQSLNQSINDANSRNLDQLPASVEADLMPDLNETNANATPHLKRFRIQANNVDAKAFFASLVQNSEYSVALHPAVEGRITVNLTDVTLDEALNVVRDLYGYDIEKVGKVIQVYPAGLRTVTIPVDYLQFKRSGRSLTAITTGTITNTDTSSNNTSSSSSTSSSSSNNSSSNSTTTARGGTEIETLSESDFWPQLEKAVSRLIGSGRGQSVVVTPQAGVLTLRAYPDEVREVRQFLNVSQQRMQRQVILEAKILEVTLTDGYQQGINWSNMSMGNGKVVIDRIGAATSTLPGLDTIGTLLSGQTNITVSDGSFESVLSFMSTQGDLNVLSSPRVTAANNQKAVIKVGSDEYYVTDLSSVVGSGDNTEAAPNVELTPFFSGISLDVTPQIDDKGNVLLHVHPSVIEVEQQDKEITYNDSTFTLPLARSSIRESDSVIRAQDGDVVVIGGLMKTNTTNKVSKVPFLGDIPALGHLFRSTSELTEKTELVILLKPTVVGVNTWQKELERSRDLLQEWFPDAE; this is encoded by the coding sequence ATGCGTAAACTGGTTATCGGTGTGATGATCACCACCTTAGTGGGCTGTTCTATGGGGCATCGCGATCCTGTGGAAGTCAAGCAATCGCTGAATCAGTCGATCAACGATGCCAACAGCCGCAACCTGGATCAGCTTCCAGCCTCTGTGGAAGCTGATCTCATGCCGGATTTGAATGAAACCAATGCTAACGCAACGCCGCACCTCAAGCGTTTTCGTATTCAGGCGAATAACGTTGACGCTAAGGCGTTTTTTGCCAGCCTGGTGCAAAACAGCGAATACAGTGTGGCGCTTCATCCTGCTGTCGAAGGGCGGATTACGGTCAATCTGACCGACGTTACGTTGGATGAAGCTCTGAACGTGGTGCGTGATTTGTACGGTTATGACATTGAAAAAGTCGGCAAAGTCATTCAGGTTTATCCGGCCGGTTTGCGCACCGTGACTATTCCGGTGGACTACCTGCAGTTTAAGCGCAGCGGGCGCTCGCTGACGGCGATCACCACGGGCACGATTACCAACACTGACACCAGTTCCAATAACACCAGTTCATCGAGTTCAACCTCATCGAGCTCAAGTAACAACAGCAGTTCGAATAGCACCACCACGGCACGTGGCGGTACGGAAATTGAGACGCTGAGCGAGAGTGACTTCTGGCCTCAATTAGAGAAAGCCGTCTCGCGCTTGATTGGTAGCGGACGCGGGCAGAGTGTGGTGGTGACGCCGCAAGCGGGAGTGCTGACTCTGCGGGCCTATCCGGATGAAGTGCGCGAGGTGCGCCAGTTCCTCAACGTGTCACAACAACGCATGCAGCGTCAGGTGATTCTGGAGGCAAAAATTCTGGAAGTAACGCTGACCGACGGCTATCAACAAGGTATCAACTGGTCGAATATGTCGATGGGCAACGGCAAAGTGGTCATCGACCGCATCGGTGCGGCGACTTCAACCTTGCCCGGATTGGATACCATCGGAACCCTGCTTTCGGGTCAGACTAACATCACCGTTTCCGATGGCAGTTTTGAATCGGTACTGAGTTTTATGTCGACGCAAGGCGACCTCAATGTTCTCTCCAGTCCTCGTGTGACCGCAGCCAATAACCAGAAAGCGGTGATCAAAGTTGGCAGTGATGAGTACTACGTGACCGACCTAAGTAGTGTGGTCGGTTCGGGCGATAATACCGAGGCGGCGCCGAACGTAGAGCTGACGCCGTTCTTCTCCGGTATCTCTCTCGATGTGACGCCGCAGATCGACGATAAAGGCAACGTCTTGTTGCATGTCCATCCCAGCGTAATTGAGGTCGAGCAACAGGATAAAGAGATCACCTATAACGACAGCACGTTTACCCTGCCACTGGCACGCAGTTCGATTCGTGAGTCGGATTCGGTGATTCGCGCGCAGGACGGTGATGTGGTCGTAATTGGCGGTCTGATGAAGACCAACACCACCAATAAAGTGTCAAAAGTACCATTTCTGGGCGATATCCCCGCACTCGGACATCTGTTCCGCAGCACCAGCGAACTGACAGAAAAAACCGAGCTGGTGATATTGCTCAAGCCGACGGTGGTTGGCGTGAACACGTGGCAGAAAGAGCTCGAACGCTCACGCGATCTGCTGCAAGAGTGGTTCCCGGACGCTGAGTAA
- a CDS encoding ExeA family protein produces MYLAHFGLDQMPFHLTPDTRFFLGLAPHFEAIQTVGAALEMGEGVIKITGEVGTGKTMVCRMLLTHLAQDIVLLYLPNPALNGSELRRAVATELKLNVPDDRDLVERIQTELMALHFAGKRVIAMVDEAQALSDDALETLRLFGNLETENAKLLQIVLIGQPELDSRLAQHHLRQFRQRITFSAQLRPLTLEETVAYIDNRLHKSGASGELFTLNQKKALWRACRGIPRLINQVCHKALLLTYFAQQPKVSNQQLYSAVHDTFDTCKPKFKTPQLWGWSH; encoded by the coding sequence ATGTATCTGGCACACTTTGGCCTGGATCAAATGCCGTTTCATCTCACTCCGGACACCCGTTTTTTCCTCGGTCTGGCGCCACATTTTGAAGCGATTCAAACCGTTGGCGCGGCACTGGAAATGGGCGAAGGGGTGATCAAAATAACGGGCGAGGTCGGCACCGGAAAAACCATGGTCTGCCGCATGCTGCTGACGCATCTGGCGCAGGACATTGTTCTGCTCTATCTACCCAATCCTGCGCTCAATGGCTCTGAACTGCGCCGCGCGGTCGCAACCGAACTCAAACTGAACGTGCCAGATGACCGCGATTTGGTGGAACGAATACAGACCGAACTGATGGCGTTGCATTTTGCGGGTAAACGAGTGATAGCCATGGTCGATGAGGCGCAGGCATTGTCGGATGACGCCCTGGAAACACTGCGTCTGTTTGGCAATCTGGAAACGGAAAACGCCAAGTTGCTGCAAATCGTGCTGATCGGTCAGCCGGAACTCGACAGCCGACTTGCGCAGCATCATCTGCGTCAGTTTCGCCAGCGTATTACCTTCAGTGCGCAGCTCCGGCCGCTAACACTGGAAGAAACCGTTGCGTACATCGATAACCGGCTACACAAGTCCGGAGCAAGCGGTGAGCTGTTTACGCTGAATCAGAAGAAAGCGTTGTGGCGGGCTTGTCGCGGTATTCCGCGTCTGATCAACCAAGTGTGTCATAAGGCACTGTTGCTGACCTATTTCGCTCAGCAACCTAAAGTCAGTAATCAACAGTTATACAGTGCGGTTCACGACACGTTTGATACCTGTAAACCGAAATTCAAAACCCCGCAGCTATGGGGATGGAGTCACTGA
- the csrD gene encoding RNase E specificity factor CsrD yields MRYTPTLKLSTRLVAFVTLIVTSAMFILFIGGTLSFQRMGQEYLNHYLQGIVEVVDKELEDPDAAYSMQRWMPKMLQASNIVEMQLSSQAGTIYRFKDTSSKADPDRLYSIDLPLARNQGYSVHFKAVPPYLGYGYSMGAMWSISLAVALIVFCLVRGVKWLREQLLGSELLEERGRMILAGRVEQFAKGDEREWPYTASEALDVLIEELQDARQERSRFDTFIRSQTFLDQLTGAANRVLFDSKLESALLESGARGGVIMIRIDELDVAREEQDKRTIDEFVVEVGECISNVIARYPDVILSRYYESVFAIFMPHQGSKDVAHVATQCLKLIERISPPHPLDAENWFHIGVSMYQEGERRGRVIDEAETALKSAGLQGCNAWSRFKKVAKVEDERGSVRWRSLFDQCLTPEKIRLFRQPCYLTKPLNGLTLAHNELFVRIYDPEQGILKASRFSSALETVGYEMVLDRAVFTRVLQLLKIPEFTGNYSLNMYVTPFADKRYLRWFRNELMQLPHSLRSRLSFEFAEGHLVQHLDYMRPVLKMMAGLGCELVVGQAGRTIVATHYIKDLNITYLKLHRSLIKNIDQRHENQLFVRSMIGVCGGTQTKVIAVGVENETEWQTLLSLGVDGGQGRLFEAEQALLPAPPSPAETHVKPGKRNRWRTK; encoded by the coding sequence ATGCGGTATACCCCGACTCTTAAATTGAGTACGCGTTTAGTCGCGTTTGTCACGCTGATCGTTACCAGTGCGATGTTCATTTTGTTCATCGGCGGAACGCTTTCATTCCAGCGCATGGGACAGGAATATCTCAACCATTACCTGCAAGGGATCGTGGAAGTCGTGGATAAAGAGCTGGAAGATCCAGACGCCGCCTATTCCATGCAGCGTTGGATGCCGAAAATGTTGCAGGCATCCAATATTGTTGAAATGCAGCTCTCTTCCCAAGCGGGAACGATTTATCGCTTCAAAGACACCTCGTCCAAGGCGGATCCGGATCGCCTTTACTCGATCGATTTACCTTTGGCCCGCAATCAGGGTTACTCCGTGCATTTCAAAGCCGTGCCACCTTACCTCGGATATGGTTATTCGATGGGGGCAATGTGGTCGATTTCTCTCGCTGTGGCGCTGATTGTGTTCTGTCTGGTACGTGGTGTGAAGTGGCTGAGAGAGCAGTTATTGGGCTCAGAATTGCTCGAAGAGCGTGGGCGTATGATTCTCGCTGGCAGAGTGGAGCAGTTTGCCAAGGGGGATGAACGCGAATGGCCTTATACCGCCAGCGAAGCGTTGGATGTGCTGATTGAAGAGCTGCAAGATGCCCGTCAGGAGCGCAGCCGGTTTGATACTTTTATCCGCAGTCAGACCTTTTTGGATCAACTGACGGGGGCTGCAAACCGCGTATTGTTTGACAGTAAACTCGAATCGGCATTGCTGGAGAGCGGCGCTCGTGGCGGTGTGATCATGATTCGTATTGATGAGCTGGATGTGGCGCGCGAAGAGCAGGATAAGCGCACCATCGACGAATTTGTCGTGGAAGTTGGCGAGTGCATTTCCAACGTCATTGCCCGTTATCCGGATGTCATTTTGTCGCGCTACTATGAATCGGTGTTTGCGATATTCATGCCTCATCAGGGCTCAAAAGATGTCGCCCATGTCGCGACTCAGTGTCTCAAACTGATTGAGCGTATTTCCCCGCCTCATCCACTGGATGCCGAGAACTGGTTCCATATTGGCGTCAGCATGTATCAGGAAGGCGAGCGTCGTGGCCGGGTGATCGATGAAGCGGAAACCGCACTTAAAAGCGCAGGGCTGCAAGGCTGCAACGCCTGGAGCCGGTTTAAAAAAGTGGCGAAAGTGGAAGACGAACGAGGCAGTGTTCGCTGGAGATCGCTGTTCGATCAATGTCTTACACCCGAGAAAATCAGACTTTTCCGGCAACCGTGCTATTTAACCAAGCCCTTGAATGGACTAACATTGGCCCACAATGAGTTGTTTGTTCGCATCTACGACCCTGAACAAGGCATACTCAAAGCGTCACGTTTCAGCTCGGCTCTGGAAACTGTCGGCTATGAAATGGTGCTGGATCGGGCTGTTTTCACCCGCGTATTGCAACTGCTCAAGATTCCAGAGTTCACCGGGAATTATTCGTTGAACATGTACGTGACTCCGTTTGCGGATAAGCGCTACCTGCGTTGGTTCCGCAATGAACTGATGCAATTGCCACACAGTTTACGCTCACGTTTGTCGTTTGAATTTGCCGAAGGTCATCTGGTACAACATCTTGACTACATGCGCCCGGTACTGAAGATGATGGCAGGCTTAGGTTGTGAGCTGGTGGTTGGGCAGGCTGGCCGAACCATAGTCGCGACGCACTACATTAAAGACCTCAACATTACCTATTTGAAGCTGCATCGAAGCCTGATCAAAAATATCGACCAACGTCATGAGAATCAGCTGTTTGTACGCAGTATGATTGGTGTCTGCGGTGGAACTCAGACAAAAGTCATCGCGGTCGGGGTCGAAAATGAGACAGAATGGCAAACGCTGTTGTCGTTAGGGGTCGATGGAGGCCAAGGGCGATTGTTTGAAGCGGAGCAGGCTTTGCTGCCCGCACCGCCAAGTCCAGCCGAAACCCACGTCAAACCGGGCAAACGTAATCGCTGGCGAACGAAGTAA
- the galU gene encoding UTP--glucose-1-phosphate uridylyltransferase GalU produces the protein MINKCLFPAAGYGTRFLPATKSMPKEMMPVVNKPLIEYGVEEAIQAGMTGMCIVTGRGKHSIMDHFDMNYELEHQIRGTNKEELLVDIRQIIDTAQFTYIRQREMKGLGHAILTGRELVGDEPFAVVLADDLCVNEEQGVLAQMVALYKQFRCSIVAVQEVPENETHKYGVISGEMIKDDLFRVDDMVEKPEPGTAPSNLAIIGRYILTPDIFELIENTEPGKGGEIQITDALLKQAQAGCVLAYKFKGKRFDCGSVEGYIEATNYCFEHLYQKNEQKVELAKHSTKKA, from the coding sequence ATGATTAACAAATGCCTATTCCCGGCAGCTGGCTACGGCACACGTTTCTTACCGGCCACCAAATCCATGCCTAAAGAGATGATGCCTGTTGTCAACAAACCCCTGATTGAATATGGCGTCGAAGAAGCGATTCAGGCGGGCATGACGGGTATGTGTATCGTCACTGGCCGCGGCAAGCATTCGATCATGGATCACTTCGATATGAACTACGAGCTGGAACACCAGATCCGTGGTACCAACAAAGAAGAGCTGTTGGTTGATATCCGCCAGATCATCGATACCGCACAATTTACTTACATCCGTCAGCGCGAAATGAAAGGCTTGGGCCATGCGATTCTGACTGGTCGAGAACTGGTTGGCGATGAGCCATTTGCTGTGGTTCTGGCTGATGACCTGTGTGTGAACGAAGAGCAAGGTGTATTGGCGCAAATGGTTGCCCTGTACAAACAGTTCCGTTGCTCAATCGTTGCCGTTCAGGAAGTCCCGGAAAATGAAACGCATAAATATGGTGTAATTTCTGGTGAGATGATCAAAGACGATCTGTTCCGTGTCGATGATATGGTCGAAAAACCTGAGCCGGGTACCGCCCCTAGTAATCTGGCGATCATCGGTCGTTACATTCTGACTCCGGATATTTTTGAACTGATCGAAAATACGGAACCGGGCAAAGGTGGCGAAATTCAGATCACGGACGCTCTGCTGAAACAAGCACAAGCGGGTTGCGTTCTGGCCTACAAATTCAAAGGCAAACGCTTTGACTGTGGTAGCGTAGAAGGCTACATCGAAGCAACCAACTACTGCTTTGAACATCTGTATCAGAAAAACGAACAGAAAGTTGAACTGGCTAAGCACTCCACCAAGAAAGCTTAA
- a CDS encoding single-stranded DNA-binding protein — protein sequence MATRGVNKVILVGNLGSDPEVRYMPSGGAVANITVATSESWRDKATGEQREKTEWHRVALYGKLAEVAGEYLRKGSQVYIEGQLQTRKWQDQSGQDRYSTEIVVQGYNGTMQMLGGRQQGGMPAQGGGMNQPQQGGWGQPQQPAMQQHKPMQQQAPQQSQPQYNEPPMDFDDDIPF from the coding sequence ATGGCAACCCGTGGCGTGAATAAAGTAATTTTGGTTGGCAACTTGGGTAGTGATCCGGAAGTTCGCTACATGCCAAGCGGTGGCGCAGTTGCGAACATCACTGTAGCCACGTCAGAATCATGGCGTGATAAAGCAACCGGCGAACAGCGTGAGAAAACAGAATGGCACCGTGTCGCTCTGTATGGAAAACTCGCAGAAGTCGCAGGTGAGTATCTGCGCAAAGGTTCTCAGGTTTATATCGAAGGCCAGCTGCAAACACGTAAGTGGCAAGATCAAAGCGGTCAGGACCGCTACTCAACCGAAATCGTTGTACAGGGCTACAATGGCACTATGCAGATGCTCGGTGGCCGTCAGCAAGGTGGTATGCCTGCTCAGGGTGGCGGTATGAACCAGCCACAGCAAGGCGGTTGGGGACAGCCTCAACAACCAGCCATGCAGCAGCACAAACCAATGCAGCAGCAGGCACCGCAGCAATCTCAGCCGCAATACAATGAACCGCCAATGGATTTTGATGACGACATCCCATTCTAA
- a CDS encoding MSHA biogenesis protein MshK, whose amino-acid sequence MISGLAFAAEDPTAPLGYAPSQAQRTARQHPLPELQSIVCQQQCLAILSDQVVTVGQTVRGYHVAGVTESTVTLTRGGKRWELELFSLNIKN is encoded by the coding sequence ATGATCAGCGGTTTGGCTTTCGCGGCCGAAGACCCGACTGCGCCGTTAGGCTACGCTCCCAGTCAGGCGCAGAGGACGGCTCGTCAGCATCCTTTGCCTGAACTGCAAAGTATTGTGTGCCAGCAACAATGCTTAGCCATTCTCAGTGACCAGGTTGTGACGGTAGGGCAAACAGTTCGTGGCTATCACGTGGCTGGCGTGACGGAATCAACGGTGACGTTGACTCGTGGTGGCAAGCGTTGGGAGCTTGAGCTTTTCTCCCTGAATATCAAGAATTAA
- a CDS encoding LuxR C-terminal-related transcriptional regulator gives MQRANYARTIYYLCLDQTASAPPVLQSAFDLLAIPVPQIEPEQLLQAYQADKHKILLLNYDEHDAIRQRLAPLRLTSPHLETILFQVGKRLCTDDLLSFGNLKGLFYQPSEPEQIARGLAEIINGQNWLPRHVSSQLLHYYRHIFQNHHTKATIELTTRELQILRSLKTGASNMQMAESLFISEFTVKSHLYQIFKKLSVKNRTQAIAWANQNLLS, from the coding sequence ATGCAACGAGCTAACTACGCCCGAACCATATATTACCTCTGTCTGGATCAGACAGCTTCCGCGCCGCCTGTCCTGCAATCGGCTTTCGACCTACTGGCAATTCCGGTTCCTCAAATCGAACCGGAGCAGTTGCTGCAGGCCTATCAGGCTGACAAACATAAAATCCTGTTACTTAATTATGACGAACATGACGCAATCCGCCAGCGGCTGGCACCACTGCGCCTGACCAGTCCGCATCTGGAAACCATTCTGTTTCAAGTTGGCAAGCGTTTGTGTACCGACGACCTGCTCAGTTTCGGCAACCTTAAAGGCTTATTCTACCAACCCAGCGAGCCTGAACAGATTGCGCGTGGACTGGCAGAAATCATCAACGGCCAGAATTGGTTGCCTCGTCATGTCAGTAGCCAACTGTTGCACTACTATCGCCACATTTTTCAGAATCACCATACCAAGGCCACCATCGAACTCACCACGCGAGAACTACAGATTTTGCGCAGTCTAAAAACGGGCGCATCAAATATGCAGATGGCAGAAAGCTTATTTATCAGCGAATTTACCGTCAAATCTCACCTCTATCAGATATTCAAAAAACTCTCGGTGAAAAACCGCACCCAAGCCATCGCCTGGGCGAACCAAAACCTGCTCTCATAA
- a CDS encoding MSHA biogenesis protein MshJ — protein sequence MKQRWSVWSDAFAKRSQREKLLISLCGLVAVVFISLTLLVDPLVAQYGQQQTRLQGLISSNQSAQLTIQQLQVALKKNPDESIDKEFATLQEQSQSLSMELANSTETLVSPTQMATLLQTVLDNSTKLKLISLQSLPAEPIVPSKDDPSAVKYYVHPVRLELTGNYFAIRDYLLALESLPVKYYWRSFKYQVETYPQARLILQVYTLGSREEFIGG from the coding sequence ATGAAACAGCGCTGGAGCGTCTGGAGTGACGCATTCGCTAAACGCTCGCAACGAGAAAAACTGCTGATTAGTTTGTGTGGCTTAGTGGCGGTAGTGTTTATTTCTCTGACCCTGCTGGTTGATCCGCTGGTGGCTCAATATGGGCAGCAGCAGACCCGGTTGCAAGGGCTCATCTCGTCGAACCAGAGCGCGCAACTGACCATTCAACAGCTGCAGGTCGCGCTGAAAAAGAATCCGGATGAGAGCATCGATAAAGAGTTTGCAACGCTGCAGGAACAGAGTCAGTCGCTGTCTATGGAGCTGGCTAACTCTACTGAAACCTTAGTTTCTCCGACACAGATGGCGACGCTGTTGCAAACAGTGCTCGACAACAGCACCAAGCTGAAATTGATTAGCCTGCAGTCATTGCCTGCTGAACCCATCGTTCCTTCGAAAGACGACCCGAGTGCAGTTAAGTACTATGTGCATCCGGTGCGCCTTGAGTTGACTGGCAACTATTTCGCGATTCGGGATTATCTGCTCGCGCTGGAAAGCCTGCCAGTGAAATACTATTGGCGCAGTTTCAAGTATCAGGTCGAAACCTATCCTCAGGCCAGATTGATTTTACAGGTCTATACATTGGGATCGCGAGAGGAGTTCATCGGTGGTTAA